A genomic region of Drosophila gunungcola strain Sukarami chromosome 2L unlocalized genomic scaffold, Dgunungcola_SK_2 000110F, whole genome shotgun sequence contains the following coding sequences:
- the LOC128253621 gene encoding RNA-binding protein 7: MDLQVLMHQMYSGAAAMPMMMPAPHLNGYGYGIAHGQQQPFCPFPLNGSSVDQVEDKLADEEEEEDEEQRTLFCGNLDERVTEEILYEVFLQAGPIEFVRIPSDNTGRQRNFGFVTYQRLCAVPFALDLYLGLELFNKKLTIKQQGADKAKQSPSFNHSRLRNPFMLESPSQVSPPHHSRHSLHGARPYDRNPFGNNGDQRRRSDSSVMERSRPRMQPQQHHQHMQGGSRRSDQRHNNKRRLL, translated from the coding sequence ATGGACTTGCAGGTGTTAATGCATCAGATGTACAGTGGTGCGGCGGCCATGCCGATGATGATGCCGGCCCCGCACCTGAATGGCTACGGATACGGCATAGCCCATGGACAACAGCAGCCTTTTTGTCCGTTTCCCCTCAACGGAAGCAGCGTCGACCAGGTTGAGGACAAACTGGCGGACgaagaagaggaggaggatgaggagcagCGGACGCTTTTCTGCGGCAATCTCGACGAGCGCGTCACAGAGGAGATCCTTTACGAGGTCTTCCTGCAAGCCGGTCCCATCGAGTTTGTGCGGATACCCTCGGACAACACGGGGCGGCAGAGGAACTTTGGGTTTGTTACCTACCAGCGCCTGTGCGCCGTGCCCTTTGCTTTGGACCTCTACCTGGGCTTGGAGTTGTTCAACAAGAAATTGACCATCAAGCAGCAGGGCGCCGACAAAGCCAAGCAATCGCCATCGTTCAACCATAGTCGCCTACGCAACCCGTTTATGCTGGAGTCTCCATCTCAAGTGTCGCCCCCGCACCACTCACGGCACAGTTTGCATGGCGCAAGGCCCTACGACCGCAATCCGTTTGGGAACAACGGGGACCAGCGGCGACGCAGCGACAGCTCCGTAATGGAACGCAGCCGGCCAAGGATGCAGCcacagcagcaccaccagcacatGCAGGGCGGGAGCAGAAGGTCGGACCAACGACACAACAACAAACGCCgattactttaa
- the LOC128253611 gene encoding uncharacterized protein LOC128253611, translated as MHERIHICGFNTFKKVEKQVHPESRIHSVAFCARSSITPAPAMGEVPKVKDLPQVIEPHLPEGCTLDSYVSRYLTKPGDNYGSIMLAVQAKIRSKDGAIWDLPLIAKLPPLTNELYWQIFQPERTCITENAVYQYLSTELDKLQLQEGILPAQLFDGFPRYYGSRISLDSRASKVDRDAILVQENVTVHGFRPGNRHRPYSLAETVLVLHYLAQYHALPIALRLKKPLVYEEYVRPFFKKFDMNSNINPAEKELMNDQILRDIQAVTSDERDVNRVKELLDIFDAFQAGKDVDDGPFTTLVHGDLWINNMMLKYDENGTPVKVKIVDFQIAQYGSLVHDIIFLLFSSVDVNVLEENYYNFLSIYYNAFIQALRGVNVDTNNYSKEIFLNEVQKVAHIQLPHAIFMMKVILADNSTIPEDFKDVDFSVLSKNTGVKTIVTKFEAILRLGKKFNIFY; from the exons ATGCATGAACGCATACATATTTGTGGGTTTAATACCTTTAAAAAGGTAGAAAAGCAAGTTCACCCAGAATCGCGGATCCATTCTGTCGCTTTTTGTGCGCGTAGCAGTATCACACCCGCTCCCGCAATGGGAGAAGTTCCAAAAGTAAAAGACCTGCCACAGGTGATCGAGCCCCATCTTCCGGAGGGTTGTACCCTAGACTCGTATGTCAGCCGCTACCTGACTAAGCCCGGAGATAACTACGGCAGCATTATGTTGGCCGTGCAGGCGAAAATTCGGAGCAAAGACGGAGCCATTTGGGACTTGCCACTGATAGCCAAGCTGCCACCCCTCACCAATGAACTTTACTGGCAGATTTTCCAGCCTGAGCGCACCTGCATCACGGAGAACGCGGTCTACCAGTATCTGTCAACCGAGCTGGACAAGCTGCAGCTCCAGGAGGGCATTCTTCCCGCACAACTCTTCGATGGCTTCCCGCGATACTACGGCTCCCGCATCTCGCTTGATTCCCGGGCTTCAAAAGTGGATCGGGATGCTATTCTCGTCCAGGAGAACGTTACGGTGCATGGCTTCCGGCCTGGAAATAGACACAGGCCGTACAGTCTGGCTGAAACTGTACTTGTCCTGCACTACTTGGCCCAATACCACGCCCTACCCATCGCTCTGCGCCTGAAGAAGCCGCTGGTATACGAGGAATACGTACGGCCCTTTTTCAAGAAGTTCGATATGAACAGCAATATTAATCCGGCCGAGAAGGAACTGATGAATGATCAGATTCTGAGGGACATCCAGGCGGTGACCAGTGATGAGCGGGACGTTAACCGAGTCAAGGAGCTGCTAGATATTTTTGACGCATTCCAAGCCGGCAAGGATGTGGACGACGGACCCTTCACCACCCTTGTGCACGGAGATTTATGGATCAACAATATGATGTTGAAATACG ACGAAAATGGCACTCCAGTCAAGGTTAAAATTGTTGACTTTCAAATCGCGCAGTACGGATCGTTGGTTCACGATATCATCTTTCTGCTGTTCTCAAGTGTGGACGTAAATGTTTTGGAGGAGAACTACTACAATTTCCTTAGTATTTACTACAACGCTTTCATTCAAGCCCTGCGCGGCGTTAATGTCGACACCAACAACTATTCCAAAGAGAT ATTTCTCAATGAGGTGCAAAAAGTGGCACACATACAGCTGCCTCATGCCATCTTTATGATGAAGGTAATTTTGGCTGATAACAGCACGATTCCCGAGGATTTTAAAGACGTGGATTTCTCAGTGTTGTCCAAGAATACTGGAGTAAAGACTATTGTGACGAAGTTTGAGGCTATCTTGCGACtgggaaaaaagtttaatattttttactaa
- the LOC128253612 gene encoding uncharacterized protein LOC128253612: MSRLIFHKIVGKHNRSFHNPNNMGADKLPEIRDLSKVVEQHLSGVRLLNYEISSLTQPGDNYGGTLFSVNARLQGPDEKLFEEQLVAKVPPTDPYYWQFFQPERTCLTENAVYKILAPALAILQDDAGIPTEDQFKGFARYYGSRECLDSSSSKVDQNAVLLLENLRSSGYVPGQRLRPYDLPHTLLALQYMAEFHALPLAMRLLKPVLFREQVQPFFEKFDWHAAAPESKALMKNETLEDIRRATNNDSKMVDRIKKLSDEFFEFLAAAPDRPDGPFCSIIHCDFWINNLMFLYDGSGTPIDLKIIDFQTAQYDSVVHDIISFLLSSVDTAILEIHFEHLLEAYYMAFVSCLRRVGADLAIHTYETFRAEVKRVAYIQVPHAIFMTRFILADSVENETAETRELLNVLKSPGSERISRKLSQILHLAQKFDILY; this comes from the exons ATGTCGCGTTTGATTTTTCATAAGATTGTAGGCAAACATAACCGAAGCTTCCACAACCCGAACAACATGGGGGCGGACAAGTTGCCCGAAATTCGCGATCTTTCTAAGGTAGTTGAACAACACTTATCAGGGGTTCGTCTCCTTAACTATGAGATAAGCAGCCTTACGCAGCCAGGCGACAACTACGGAGGCACTCTCTTTTCGGTCAATGCGCGATTGCAGGGACCCGACGAAAAGCTATTCGAGGAGCAACTGGTGGCCAAGGTGCCTCCGACAGATCCCTATTATTGGCAGTTTTTTCAGCCCGAGCGGACCTGCCTTACTGAGAACGCCGTCTACAAGATCTTGGCCCCTGCCCTGGCCATTCTCCAAGATGATGCTGGCATCCCCACAGAGGACCAATTTAAGGGATTTGCTCGGTATTACGGATCCCGCGAGTGCCTCGATTCCAGCTCCTCTAAGGTAGATCAAAATGCAGTGCTGTTGCTGGAGAATTTGCGAAGCAGCGGCTACGTTCCAGGCCAGCGACTGCGACCCTACGACCTACCCCACACGCTGTTAGCCCTTCAATATATGGCAGAGTTCCACGCCCTTCCTCTGGCAATGCGACTTCTCAAGCCCGTGTTGTTCCGGGAGCAGGTGCAACCCTTCTTTGAAAAGTTTGATTGGCATGCTGCTGCACCCGAGTCGAAAGCTTTAATGAAGAATGAGACCCTCGAGGACATTCGACGAGCTACCAACAATGATTCCAAAATGGTGGACCGTATAAAGAAATTATCGGACGAGTTTTTTGAGTTCTTGGCCGCCGCCCCAGACAGACCAGACGGACCATTTTGCAGTATTATACACTGTGACTTCTGGATAAATAATCTAATGTTTCTTTACG ATGGGTCTGGAACACCCATCGACCTGAAAATCATCGACTTCCAGACTGCACAGTACGATTCCGTGGTGCATGACATAATCTCGTTCCTGTTATCAAGCGTTGATACGGCTATCTTGGAGATACACTTCGAACACCTGTTAGAAGCCTACTACATGGCGTTCGTTAGTTGCTTGCGCCGTGTGGGAGCTGATTTGGCGATTCATACTTACGAAAC GTTTCGAGCGGAGGTGAAGCGGGTGGCGTACATCCAAGTTCCCCACGCTATCTTCATGACGCGCTTCATTTTGGCGGACAGTGTGGAAAACGAGACAGCGGAAACCCGAGAGCTTTTGAATGTGCTGAAGAGCCCGGGATCGGAACGCATAAGCCGGAAACTAAGCCAGATTTTACACTTGGCCCAAAAGTTTGACATATTGTACTAG
- the LOC128253623 gene encoding uncharacterized protein LOC128253623: MRAWWTVLTITAWMVLLEISEIKSKESCYYVTFTYANWTDDRPRFVVNMTFSNQTGIGSVTTINEEIASPVSRILILQHSAREKPRTIYNASTKLCDLQNVFNSVPLFKPAKDNMLKQSNYTLSCPLVKGTYAMNNMRVSPKNPLLSLLYQPKRSFSVKGGLFEEPTRGGRLRPLSTYFMAGKVVKKSCGSNE; encoded by the exons ATGCGGGCGTGGTGGACGGTATTGACTATCACGGCTTGGATGGTTCTGTTAGAGATAAGCGAGATAAAGAGCAAAGAG AGCTGCTATTATGTGACGTTTACCTATGCTAATTGGACAGATGACAGACCTCGATTTGTGGTGAACATGACTTTCTCGAACCAAACTGGCATCGGCTCCGTCACCACCATTAACGAGGAGATAGCTTCACCTGTCTCTCGCATCCTGATCCTCCAGCACTCCGCCCGAGAGAAACCTCGCACCATCTATAACGCCTCCACCAAGCTTTGCGACCTCCAGAACGTCTTCAACTCGGTGCCGCTCTTCAAGCCGGCCAAGGACAACATGCTCAAGCAAAGTAACTACACGCTGAGCTGTCCGCTGGTCAAAGGCACCTACGCAATGAACAACATGCGGGTTAGCCCGAAGAACCCCCTTTTGAGTCTTCTGTACCAACCCAAGCGCTCCTTCTCAGTGAAGGGCGGATTGTTCGAGGAGCCGACGCGGGGCGGGCGGCTGAGGCCGTTGTCCACATATTTCATGGCAGGAAAGGTTGTAAAAAAGTCCTGTGGATCCAACGAATGa
- the LOC128253615 gene encoding glutamine synthetase 1, mitochondrial has product MAFRVAGLFLKKELVAPATQQLRLLRTATTARSQFLANSPNTALDKSILQRYRNLETPANRVQATYLWIDGTGENIRLKDRVLDKVPSAVEDLPDWQYDGSSTYQAQGENSDTTLKPRAIYRDPFKPGKNDVIVLCDTYSADGKPTASNKRAAFQAGVDRIGEQEPWFGIEQEYTLLDVDGRPFGWPENGFPAPQGPYYCGVGADRVYARDLVEAHAVACLYAGIDFAGTNAEVMPAQWEYQVGPSSGLKASDDLWVSRYILQRIAEEYGVVVTFDPKPMEGQWNGAGAHTNFSTKAMRAEGGIKAIEEAIEKLSKHHERHIKAYDPKEGKDNERRLVGRLETSSIDKFSWGVANRAVSVRVPRGVATAGKGYFEDRRPSSNCDPYAVCGAIVRTCLLNE; this is encoded by the coding sequence ATGGCATTTCGCGTGGCCGGACTCTTCCTGAAGAAGGAGCTAGTGGCTCCCGCCACGCAGCAGCTGCGTCTGCTGCGCACCGCCACCACGGCCCGCTCCCAGTTCCTGGCCAACTCGCCCAACACGGCGTTGGACAAGAGCATCCTGCAGCGGTATCGCAACCTTGAAACGCCCGCCAATAGGGTGCAGGCCACTTATCTCTGGATCGACGGCACCGGTGAGAACATCCGCTTGAAGGATCGCGTCCTGGACAAGGTACCGAGCGCCGTGGAGGATCTGCCAGACTGGCAGTACGACGGGAGCTCCACCTACCAGGCCCAAGGCGAGAACTCGGACACCACTCTCAAGCCGCGCGCCATCTACCGTGACCCCTTTAAGCCAGGCAAGAACGACGTGATCGTCCTGTGCGACACCTACAGCGCCGACGGCAAGCCCACGGCCTCCAACAAGCGCGCAGCCTTCCAGGCGGGAGTCGACCGGATCGGCGAGCAGGAGCCCTGGTTCGGCATCGAGCAGGAGTACACGCTGCTGGACGTGGACGGACGTCCATTCGGCTGGCCGGAGAACGGCTTCCCGGCCCCGCAAGGACCCTACTACTGTGGAGTGGGTGCCGACCGCGTCTACGCCCGCGACCTCGTGGAGGCCCATGCCGTGGCCTGCCTGTACGCCGGAATCGATTTCGCCGGCACCAATGCAGAGGTAATGCCCGCCCAGTGGGAGTACCAAGTGGGTCCGAGCAGCGGTCTTAAAGCCAGCGACGATTTGTGGGTGTCGCGCTACATCCTGCAGCGCATCGCCGAGGAGTACGGCGTGGTGGTGACCTTCGACCCCAAGCCGATGGAGGGCCAGTGGAACGGAGCCGGTGCCCACACCAACTTCTCCACGAAGGCCATGCGCGCCGAAGGCGGAATCAAGGCCATCGAGGAGGCCATAGAGAAGCTGAGCAAGCACCATGAGCGCCACATCAAGGCCTACGACCCCAAGGAGGGCAAGGACAACGAGAGGCGCCTGGTGGGTCGCCTCGAGACCTCCAGCATCGACAAGTTCTCGTGGGGCGTGGCCAACCGGGCGGTGAGCGTGAGGGTGCCGCGTGGCGTGGCGACGGCAGGCAAAGGATACTTTGAGGACCGGCGGCCCAGCTCCAACTGCGATCCCTACGCCGTGTGTGGAGCCATCGTCCGCACCTGTCTGCTTAACGAATAG
- the LOC128253606 gene encoding ATP-binding cassette sub-family G member 1: MTKNDNANLLNDNRLGTAGAGQPKAQIVPAQPKTLQHLPKRPAVDLAFHNLTYRVKEGNRSNAKTILKGVSGRLRSGELTAIMGPSGAGKSTLLNILSGYKTSSIEGSVTMNGAERNLSAFRKLSAYIMQDNQLHGNLTVQEAMTVATNLKLSKKFSKPEKHSMIDDILLTLSLSEHRYTMTRNLSGGQKKRLSIALELVSNPPIMFFDEPTSGLDSSTCFQCIHLLKMLAAGGRTVICTIHQPSARLFEMFDQLYTLADGQCVYQGSTKQLVPFLSTLNLECPSYHNPASYVIEVSCGEHGDHTRKLVDAIDNGKRDIRSSADYAGLKARNDLVKVQNLRAVLDKNDASNVSGSKYEDNLTLNNGLLNGMVNDIVKEGNASTALVTTNEKGDAMIDVEKSANCTTALLTEEITSPERYPTSQFHQFWVVLKRTLLFSYRDWTLMYLRLFAHLLVGFLIGALYYDIGNDGAKVLSNLGFLFFNMLFLMYTSMTITILSFPLEMPVLLKENFNRWYSLKSYYLAISVADLPFQAIFCVIYVSIVYYFTSQPWELFRFSMFLSACLLISFVAQSVGLVVGAAMNVQNGVFLAPVMSVPFLLFSGFFVSFDAIPVYLRWITYLSYIRYGFEGTALATYGYGREKLRCFQTYCHFKSPTTTLEELDMVNANFTLDIVALIVIFVVLRISAYLFLRWKLKTVR, from the exons ATGACTAAAAACGATAATGCAAATCTGCTCAACGACAATAGGCTGGGCACCGCCGGAGCGGGTCAGCCAAAGGCCCAGATAGTGCCCGCCCAGCCGAAGACCCTGCAGCACCTGCCCAAGCGGCCGGCGGTGGACCTGGCCTTCCACAACCTGACATACCGCGTCAAGGAAGGAAATCGGAGCA ATGCCAAGACCATTCTGAAGGGTGTGAGTGGACGCCTTCGGTCGGGAGAGCTCACCGCCATCATGGGACCATCGGGTGCTGGCAAGAGTACGCTGCTCAACATTTTGTCCGGCTACAA AACCTCGAGCATCGAAGGCAGCGTCACCATGAACGGTGCGGAGCGCAACCTCAGTGCTTTCCGCAAGCTGTCCGCCTACATCATGCAGGACAATCAGCTGCATGGAAACCTCACAGTCCAGGAAGCGATGACTGTGGCGACGAACCTGAAACTTAGCAAAAAGTTCTCAAAGCCCGAGAAGCATTCAATG ATTGATGACATCTTGCTTACTCTAAGCCTAAGCGAGCACCGGTACACGATGACTCGCAATCTGTCCGGCGGCCAAAAGAAGCGCCTCTCAATCGCCCTGGAGCTGGTCAGCAACCCGCCCATTATGTTCTTTGATGAACCCACGTCCGGCCTGGACAGCTCAACCTGCTTTCAGTGCATCCATCTTTTGAAGATGCTGGCCGCCGGCGGACGCACAGTCATCTGCACCATTCATCAGCCTTCCGCTCGCCTTTTCGAGATGTTCGACCAGCTTTACACCCTGGCAGATGGTCAGTGCGTCTACCAGGGCAGCACCAAACAACTGGTACCCTTCCTGTCCACGCTGAACCTTGAGTGTCCAAGCTACCACAACCCGGCGAGCTACGTGATCGAGGTGTCCTGCGGGGAGCACGGCGACCATACGCGCAAACTGGTCGACGCCATCGACAACGGCAAGCGGGACATCCGATCGTCGGCGGACTACGCCGGCCTAAAGGCTCGCAACGATCTAGTAAAGGTCCAGAACTTGAGGGCCGTTCTGGACAAGAACGACGCTTCGAACGTCAGCGGCAGCAAGTACGAGGATAACCTCACCCTGAACAACGGCTTGCTCAACGGCATGGTGAACGATATTGTGAAGGAGGGCAACGCAAGCACCGCCTTGGTCACAACCAACGAAAAGGGAGATGCCATGATCGACGTAGAGAAGTCCGCCAACTGCACAACGGCCTTGCTAACGGAGGAGATCACATCGCCGGAGCGGTACCCGACATCTCAGTTTCACCAGTTCTGGGTGGTTCTTAAGCGAACTCTGCTCTTCAGCTACCGCGATTGG ACACTTATGTATCTTCGATTGTTTGCTCATCTCTTGGTTGGATTCCTGATTGGCGCCCTCTACTACGACATCGGCAATGATGGAGCTAAAGTTCTAAGCAACCTGGGATTCTTGTTCTTTAACATGCTCTTCCTTATGTATACGTCTATGACCATTACGATCCTGTCAT TCCCGCTCGAGATGCCCGTTTtgttaaaagaaaactttaatCGCTGGTATTCGTTAAAGTCTTACTATCTGGCTATATCAGTGGCAGATCTACCGTTTCAA GCAATTTTCTGCGTCATCTACGTGTCGATCGTATATTACTTCACATCACAGCCCTGGGAGCTCTTCCGCTTCTCCATGTTCTTGTCGGCATGCCTGCTCATCTCATTCGTGGCCCAGTCCGTGGGTCTGGTGGTTGGTGCCGCCATGAACGTGCAGAACGGTGTCTTCTTGGCCCCGGTCATGTCCGTGCCCTTTCTTTTGTTCTCTGGCTTCTTTGTGTCCTTTGACGCCATACCAGTGTATCTACGGTGGATCACTTATCTGTCGTACATCCGATACGGTTTCGAGGGCACTGCTCTGGCAACCTACGGGTACGGACGTGAAAAGCTGAGGTGCTTCCAGACCTACTGCCACTTCAAATCTCCCACTACGACGCTGGAAGAACTGGACATGGTAAACGCCAACTTTACCTTAGACATTGTGGCTCTAATTGTGATCTTCGTGGTGCTGCGCATCTCGGCGTACCTGTTCTTGCGCTGGAAGCTAAAAACTGTGCGATAG